One Deltaproteobacteria bacterium CG11_big_fil_rev_8_21_14_0_20_42_23 DNA segment encodes these proteins:
- a CDS encoding thioredoxin peroxidase, whose product MLQIGQKAPRFTMDAVIGKGDFVTVSSDKLEGKWKVLYFYPLDFTFVCPTEITAFNERIAEFEALNTTVIGCSTDSKFSHRAWIQSDLGEMKHALAADLSKQVARDYGVLLEDAGIALRGLFIIGPDNKLHYQLVHDLGIGRNVDEVLRVLQAIQYVEKSGGAEACPVNWKPGGETLRPQ is encoded by the coding sequence ATGTTGCAGATAGGTCAGAAAGCTCCCCGTTTCACTATGGATGCTGTTATTGGAAAAGGTGATTTTGTTACCGTTTCTTCAGATAAATTAGAAGGAAAATGGAAAGTACTTTACTTCTATCCGCTCGATTTCACGTTTGTGTGCCCAACTGAAATTACCGCCTTCAACGAACGTATTGCAGAATTTGAAGCTCTCAATACCACTGTTATTGGATGCAGTACCGACAGCAAATTCAGCCACAGAGCATGGATCCAGTCTGATCTTGGCGAAATGAAACATGCTCTTGCAGCTGACCTTTCAAAGCAAGTAGCTCGTGATTATGGTGTTTTGCTTGAAGATGCTGGTATTGCTCTTCGCGGACTTTTCATTATTGGCCCAGACAATAAACTTCATTATCAACTTGTTCATGATCTTGGCATTGGCAGAAATGTAGACGAAGTTCTTCGCGTGCTTCAGGCTATTCAGTATGTAGAAAAATCAGGCGGCGCTGAAGCATGCCCCGTTAACTGGAAGCCAGGCGGCGAAACCCTTCGTCCTCAGTAA